A genomic region of Trifolium pratense cultivar HEN17-A07 linkage group LG3, ARS_RC_1.1, whole genome shotgun sequence contains the following coding sequences:
- the LOC123913308 gene encoding hornerin has product MESRFQHLGFPVNNSANAFKILGSSMQVEQSRADYYGTDTVLRLDSPGSSIPSLKPSSRGTKRKWDFIDGCMSQTVGSSLSLGLGRSTSSSDSKGSSAVACTAMSSGKDIEEESSMDIELDFTLNLGSEKAHSLRKPVDYNMKTLELQPKFDLELSLSTGPCESDITSVHLNPSHPQLNMEMASVFSGTQNPDEGSTSCSWKPGIVLPSLKASLNTEASFLFNQAPKQFDHSPIVQDPSSTGAKSSVTCISGLTHQQQPPHRHGNSKICQVEGCGKGARGASGRCISHGGGRRCQKPGCHKGAEGRTVYCKAHGGGRRCEYLGCTKSAEGRTDFCIAHGGGRRCSHDGCSRAARGKSGLCIRHGGGKRCQRENCTKSAEGLSGLCISHGGGRRCQVSGCTKGAQGSTMFCKAHGGGKRCTAPGCTKGAEGSTPFCKGHGGGKRCTYQGGGICTKSVHGGTNFCVAHGGGKRCAVAGCTKSARGRTDHCVRHGGGKRCKFEGCGKSAQGSTDFCKAHGGGKRCSWGHPGSEYGIQADAPCTSFARGKTGLCALHSGLVHDKRVHGGLSLGSGQDPRSSMPDHLKQVLFNKEMEVAMIKIGSSLGTAAAPRTCSDLNQLEVASTRTSAEEGGHYPMSVAVPEGRVHGGSLMAMLSAGSSSGTSRGKGLAISDPSIPIKGYNTMPQSWI; this is encoded by the coding sequence ATGGAATCAAGGTTCCAGCACTTGGGATTTCCTGTTAATAATTCTGCAAATGCATTCAAGATTTTGGGCAGCTCTATGCAAGTCGAACAAAGTCGAGCTGATTATTATGGTACAGATACCGTGTTACGACTCGATTCCCCTGGTTCTTCAATCCCCTCCCTTAAGCCTTCCTCTAGGGGAACAAAAAGGAAGTGGGATTTTATTGATGGATGTATGAGTCAGACAGTTGGCTCTTCCTTGTCACTTGGGCTTGGGCGTTCAACCAGTTCATCAGACAGCAAGGGAAGTTCAGCCGTTGCTTGCACTGCTATGTCTTCAGGAAAAGATATCGAAGAGGAATCATCTATGGATATTGAACTGGACTTTACTCTTAACCTTGGCTCTGAGAAGGCACATAGCCTTAGGAAACCAGTTGATTACAATATGAAGACATTGGAGCTGCAACCAAAGTTTGATTTGGAGTTGAGCCTTTCTACCGGACCGTGTGAGTCAGATATTACAAGTGTTCATCTAAATCCATCACATCCTCAATTGAATATGGAGATGGCATCGGTATTCAGCGGGACACAAAATCCAGACGAGGGATCTACGTCATGCAGTTGGAAGCCAGGGATTGTTTTGCCATCTTTGAAGGCATCATTAAATACTGAAGCTAGTTTCCTTTTTAATCAGGCTCCAAAGCAGTTTGATCATAGTCCCATAGTTCAGGACCCGTCCTCAACCGGAGCAAAAAGTTCAGTCACATGTATTTCTGGGCTAACACATCAGCAACAGCCACCACATCGCCACGGTAATTCCAAGATATGTCAAGTTGAGGGATGTGGAAAGGGAGCCAGAGGTGCCTCTGGACGCTGTATATCTCATGGTGGTGGTAGGAGGTGTCAGAAACCTGGCTGCCACAAAGGAGCCGAGGGTCGTACTGTGTACTGCAAGGCTCATGGAGGTGGAAGGCGGTGTGAATACCTTGGTTGCACAAAGAGTGCAGAAGGACGGACAGATTTCTGTATTGCCCATGGTGGTGGCCGGAGATGCAGCCATGATGGTTGTTCTAGAGCTGCCAGAGGGAAATCCGGACTGTGTATTCGGCATGGTGGTGGCAAGAGGTGCCAGAGAGAAAATTGCACCAAGAGTGCAGAAGGTCTATCAGGTCTTTGCATCTCACATGGTGGAGGACGTCGATGCCAAGTATCTGGATGTACAAAAGGGGCCCAGGGGAGCACTATGTTTTGCAAAGCACATGGTGGGGGAAAACGGTGTACAGCACCAGGTTGCACCAAGGGTGCTGAGGGGAGCACCCCCTTTTGTAAGGGCCATGGTGGGGGCAAACGTTGCACATACCAGGGTGGTGGAATATGCACTAAAAGTGTTCATGGAGGTACAAACTTCTGTGTGGCACATGGGGGTGGAAAGAGGTGTGCTGTGGCAGGCTGTACAAAGAGTGCCAGAGGAAGGACTGATCACTGTGTCCGCCACGGTGGAGGCAAAAGATGCAAGTTTGAAGGGTGTGGCAAAAGTGCACAAGGAAGCACTGACTTTTGCAAGGCACATGGGGGAGGCAAGAGATGCTCGTGGGGCCATCCAGGGTCAGAATATGGAATCCAGGCAGATGCTCCTTGTACTTCATTTGCAAGGGGGAAAACAGGTCTGTGTGCACTTCATAGTGGACTAGTACATGATAAGAGGGTTCATGGAGGTCTCTCTTTGGGATCTGGTCAGGATCCTCGTTCTAGCATGCCAGATCATCTAAAGCAGGTACTCTTTAACAAAGAAATGGAAGTGGCTATGATTAAAATAGGGAGTAGCCTAGGCACTGCGGCAGCTCCAAGAACTTGTTCTGACTTGAACCAACTTGAAGTTGCAAGCACTCGCACCTCAGCTGAGGAAGGTGGTCATTATCCTATGTCAGTTGCTGTTCCTGAAGGTAGGGTGCATGGTGGAAGTCTGATGGCCATGCTCTCGGCGGGTTCTAGTAGTGGTACAAGCAGGGGGAAAGGTCTGGCTATTAGTGATCCATCCATTCCAATCAAAGGTTACAACACCATGCCCCAGAGTTGGATTTAA